The following coding sequences lie in one Rutidosis leptorrhynchoides isolate AG116_Rl617_1_P2 chromosome 6, CSIRO_AGI_Rlap_v1, whole genome shotgun sequence genomic window:
- the LOC139854139 gene encoding uncharacterized protein: MSVGGSSASSTGHKRKNPPPPEARGFQMSVDTATETDDAITGMFLINSLPAHVLFGCGANRSFMSVTLCDKLKLPINVLSEPLRIEVGDGRMVPVIISVSGVTSEIDGKEFPMTCLVMPIPNFDVVLGMDWLSRHKASIKSDKKIIYFPLADGSLAVARGERGGFNCLLISMMKDKKSLAKGWDSFLSYVINDKKEKKTISEIPVVSDFPEVFPDELSGLPPVREVEYKIELLSESTPVAKAPYRLAPSEIRDMMSKIQELLDRGFI, from the coding sequence ATGTCAGTCGGAGGATCCTCTGCTTCTTCAACGGGACATAAGCGAAAGAATCCTCCACCACCTGAAGCAAGAGGCTTTCAAATGTCGGTTGATACAGCTACTGAAACCGACGATgcgatcaccggtatgtttctaataaaTTCTTTGCCGGCTCATGTGTTATTTGGTTGTGGAGCGAATCGCTCTTTTATGTCTGTTACATTATGTGATAAGTTGAAATTGCCTATCAACGTATTATCTGAACCTTTAAGAATAGAAGTGGGTGATGGTAGAATGGTTCCAGTCATAATCTCTGTGTCTGGAGTAACCTCTGAAATAGATGGGAAGGAATTCCCTATGACTTGTCTTGTTATGCCTATACCGAACTTTGATGTCGTATTAGGTATGGATTGGTTAAGCCGCCATAAGGCAAGTATAAAatctgataagaaaataatttattTTCCTTTGGCCGATGGGTCACTCGCTGTGGCCCGAGGTGAACGGGGTGGGTTTAATTGTCTGTTAATTTCAATGATGAAAGATAAGAAATCATTAGCTAAGGGATGGGATTCATTTCTCTCATACGTAATCAATGATAAGAAAGAAAAGAAGACGATATCTGAAATCCCAGTAGTGTCCGACTTCCCAGAAGTCTTCCCTGATGAATTATCGGGCTTACCGCCAGTAAGAGAAGTAGAATATAAAATCGAGTTGTTGTCGGAATCCACACCAGTTGCTAAAGCTCCTTATCGGTTAGCTCCGTCCGAGATTCGTGATATGATGTCGAAAATTCAGGAGTTGCTAGATCGTGGGTTTATTTGa